The Meiothermus sp. CFH 77666 DNA window GGACGTTCCGGCTTGCGACATGAGACCTGCGACCTGGGATCGCGTAACCTCCACCCCACTGAACGATGGCGGATGGCTAGGGGCTTTCGGCTACTCGTACCTTAGCGACTCCACCGGGTCGAGCCGGGCGGCCCTCGAGGCCGGGTAGTAGCCAAAGAAGACCCCCACCGCCACCGAAAACACAAAGGCCAGCACCATGCTGAAGGGGTCGAAGACCGGGGTCACCCGCAGCAGTTGCCCCACGCTGCGGGCCATGGCCAGCCCCAAAAAGATGCCCAGGATGCCGCCCCCCACCGAGAGCACCACCGACTCCACCAGGAACTGGGTCAGGATGTCGCGGGGTTTGGCCCCCAGGGCCTTGCGGATGCCAATCTCGCGGGTGCGCTCGGTCACCGAGACCAGCATGATGTTCATGATGCCAATCCCGCCCACCAGCAGGCTAATCCCGGCCACCCCGCCCAGAAAGAGGGTCATGGTCTGGGTAACCTGGTTCACCGAGGCCAGCGCGTCGGCCTGGTTCTGCACGCTAAAGTCGTACTCGCTGGGGTCGCTCACCTTGCGGCGCTGGGCCATGAAGTCGGTCAGCTCTTGCTGGAGGCGGGAGAGCGAGTCCTTGTCGGGGGCCTGCACATAAATGGCGTTCACCCTGGGCTCGCCGGTGCTGCTGCGGGCAAGGCGCTGAAGGTAGGTGGAGAGCGGCACCATCACCTGGTAGTTGGGGCTGGCAAAGCCCGAGTCGCCCTTGTCGGGCAGCACCCCCACCACCGTGAAGGAGATACCCGCAATGCGCAGGCGCTGGCCGATGGGATCCTGGCCGCCGAATAAGTCCTGGGCGATGCCGTAGCCAATCACCGCCACCCGCCTGCGGCTCTGGACGTCGGCCTCGCTGAAGAAGCTGCCCTCGGCGGGCTGGGCGTTGCGGACGCTGGCGTAGTCGGGCCAGGTGCCAATCACGGTGGCGTTCAGGTTGGCGGCCCCCACCTTGAGCTGCTGGTTGCTTTGCAGGGCGGGCGCCACCCCGGCCAGGCGGCCCGCGAAGGCCGCCCTGACCGCCTCGGCATCGGCCAGGGTGATGGTCTGGGGGCCGCCAAAGCGCACCAGGCCAAAGCCCCCACCGCGCCCCCCGGTAGCACTCCCGATGGTAAGCAGGTTGGTGCCCAGGCTTTGCAGCGAGCGGGTGATGTTGGCGGTGGAGCCCTGGCCCACCATGGTCAGGGCCACCACCGCCGCCACCCCGATAATCACCCCCAAGGTGGTCAGAATAGAGCGCAGGGGGTTCCCCAGAATGGCCCGCCAGGCAATGCGAAACACCTGCCAGGGGTTCATGCCCGCCACGCGGGAGCGTACTTTTTTGGCAGGCGGTAGCGCCACGCTCATGCAAACCCTCCCACGGGGCGCTTGCGGTGGGGGTTGGGGCCGTCCGACTCGATCTGCCCATCGCGAATGCGCACGATGCGCCCGGTGTACTCGGCGATGTCGGCCTCGTGGGTGACCACAATCACGCAGGTGCCCTCGTCGTTGAGCTCCTGAAAGAGCCGCATCACCTCGGCAGCGGTTTTGGAGTCGAGGTTGCCGGTAGGCTCGTCGGCCAGCAGGATGGAGGGGCGCATGGTCAGGGCCCGGGCCACTGCCACCCGCTGCTTCTGGCCCCCCGAAAGCTGCGAGGGCAGGTTTTTGAGCTTGTCCCCCAGCCCCACCTTTTGCAGCACCTCCACGGCCCGCTCGCGCCGTTCTTCGGGGCCGTAGCCCGCGTAGATGAGCGGCACCTCCACGTTTTCCAGCACGTTCAGGCGCGGCAGCAGGTGAAAGGCCTGAAAGACAAAGCCGATCTCCTGGTTGCGTACCTCAGCCCGCTCGTTTTCGGTGAGGGTGGTCACGTCCTGTCCGGCCAGATGGTAGCGGCCCTCGGTGGGCCGATCCAGCAGGCCGATAATTTGCATCAGGGTGGTTTTGCCCGAGCCCGAGGGCCCCATCAGGGCCACCATCTCGCCCTGGCGGATCTCCAGCGAGACCCCCTTGAGGGCCTCGAACTCGAGCGCCCCCGTTTTGTACACCTTGCGCACCTGCTCGAGCGCGACCACCGTCATCGCCCACCTCCCGGAGGGGCCCCCAAGGGCAGGCGCAGACCGCTCTGCCCGCTTTGATTACTGCTCGACGGCGCCCGGCTGGGCAACACCACGGTCTGGCGGGGTTCCAGCCCCTCGCGGATCACCTGGTTCACCCCGTCGTCGGGCCCCAGCACCACCCGCACGGTTTCCTTGCTGCCGTCGGGCTGGAGCACATCCACATAGGCCCGGTTGCGCACGGTCTGCACGGCCCGCTTGGGGATGGTGAGGGCGTCCGGAATCTCCTCCAGGATAATTTCCCCTTCGGCGCTCATGCCGGGCCGCAGCTTGCGCTCGGGGTTGGGGATGTTCACGGTCACGTAGAAAAAGGCGATGTTCTGCTGAATCTGGGCCTTGGGGGCAATGGCCGTAACCTTGCCCTCAAAGGTTTCCCCGCTGAAGGCATCCAAGCTCACCTCGACCCGCTGGCCCACCCGCACCCTGGCAATCTCGCTCTCGTCAATCTGCACCGGCAGGTTCACGCTGGAATCGTCTATCAGGGTGAGCAGGGCGGTGCTGTTGCTGACCGTGGCCCCCACCCCGATGCTGCCCACCTGGGCGTTCACTTCGGCCACCACGCCATCGAAGGGGGCGTAGATTTTGGTATTGGCCAGGTTTTCTTCGGCGTTTTTGACCTCGAGCCGGGCCTGCTCCACGGCTATCTGGGCGTTGCGCAGATCCTGGGCATTGGCGCTATTGCGCAGCGAGAGGGCCTGGCGGGCGGTGTTCAGGTTGACCTGGGCCATTTCCAGGCTGGCCTGGGCTTTGGCGTAGGCGTCGCGGGCGCTTTGCAGGCTCTGGGCGCTGGCGCCCCCCAGCTCATAGAGCTTCTGGGTGGCCTGGAGGTTGGCGCGGGCGGCCTCGAGGTCGCGCCGAGCATTGGCATAGGCCACCTCGGCGCTGGCGATGTTCTGCCGGTTGGTGGCCTGGGCGCTGGCCTGGTCGGCCCGCAGCTTGTCCAGGTTGGCCTGGGCCTTTTGCAGGGCCAGCCGGGCGTTTTCCAGGGCGCGGGTGTAGTTGGTGGGGTCGAGCTGCACAATAAGCTGCCCCCGCTGTACCCGGTCGCCCACGGTGGGCAGCTTGAGCACGGTGCCGTTGACGGCGGGCTTGACCGCAAGGGACTGGGCAGCCTCGAGGGTGCCCGGCCCCGAGACCGAGACCCTGAACACCCCCCGCTGCACAGTAGCGGTCTCCACCGTGGGGGTGCTGGCCGGGGTCGCCTTGGGCCGGAGCAGCACATACGCCGCCACCCCCAGCCCCCCCACCACCAGAGCCGCCAGAAGCCAGAGCCAGGGTATGCGCATGCGTGGACGGGAACGGGTCATATTCACCCCTCGATGTTCCTCTAGCATAGCCAAAGTTCGGTGTATGGAATGCGAAGGTTTGATGAAGATGAGCTACTTCCCTCGCTTCTACCCTTGTTTTGCCAAACTAACCCAAGTATGGTTGTGAATCAGGATGTTCTGAAAGCCAACAATCTGTTTGGCGGCGTTAATGGGTGCGTTGGGTTCAATCTTGAGCAGTTGGGTTATGGCCTCGCCAGCAATGCTCAACTCAAAACTTGCGCTTATCCATCCCGCGCATACCTATGCCTGGGGGGGAACACTTGAAAAGGGCCGCCGGGTTCCCTTCAGATGAAGGGTTCTATGCCACAAGCGGCCCACTCCTTACTCTGCACCATCCTGACCCTCATGCTAACCCCCCACCTCCGGGAGTCCCTCAAGGCCCTGCTGTTCCTCCTTCTCACGGGTCAGGGCAAAGCCAGACCCCAGCACAGCCAGACCGAATCCCCCTCCCCTATCTCCCGCTTCCTGAACCGGTACCAAGTTTTGAGTCAACTGTCGAATCTGAAGTTTTCTACGCCTCGAGGTTCTTTTTTGCGGATTAGTTTACAATCTTTGTCAGCTTTTCCTGGATGATAGGGTTCTATGGAATGGCTCACCCAGCCCTGGCCCTGGTACGTGGCGGGCCCCCTGATCGGCCTGACCGTGCCCCTGCTACTCCTGATTGGCAACCGGCGCTTTGGCATCTCCTCCTCGCTGCGGCATCTCTGCGCGGCCCTGGGTAGCCGGCAGCCCTTTTTCCGCTACAACTGGCGGGCCGAAAGCTGGAACCTGGCTTTTGTGCTGGGCATCGTGCTGGGGGGGTTTGTGGCCGGGGTGCTCTGGGCCAACCCCAACCCGGTAGCGCTCAACCCCCAGACGGCCCAGGCCCTGGCGCAGATGGGGGTTTCGGCGGACTCGGGCTTTTTGCCCAGGGAACTTTTTTCCTGGCAAGCGGTGCTGAGCCTGCCGGGGGCCTTGTTTTTGCTGCTGGGCGGGTTCTTGATTGGTTTTGGGGCCCGCTGGGCGGCAGGGTGCACCTCGGGGCACTCCATTACCGGGCTGGCCGCGCTACAACTGCCTTCGCTGCTGGCCACGCTGGGCTTCTTTGTGGGAGGGCTGATATCGGCCCACCTGCTGCTGCCCTGGCTGCTTTCCTGGAGGTAAAACATGGCCCTGCTCCGTTCCGACGAGTTCAAGGTGGAGACCACCGAACAAGCCAGGCCCCTCCAGGGCCTGCGGGCCTACCTGCCTTATCTGCTGGCGGGCGCATTTTTTGGGGTGGTGGCCATTCGCTCCGAGATTGCTTCGTGGTACCGCATCTACGAGATGTTCCGCTTCGAGTCGTTTCACATGTACGGCGTTATCGGCAGTGCGGTGCTCACCGCAGCGCTCTCGCTCTGGTTGCTGCGGCGGCTGGGGGTCAAGTCGCGCGAGGGGGAACCCCTGAGCGTCCGTCCGCCCGATCCGGGCCGCTACCGCTACATTCTGGGCGGGGTGGTGTTTGGGCTGGGCTGGGGGCTGGTGGGTGCTTGCCCCGGGCCCATTTACGCCCTGCTGGGCAGTGGGTATGCGGGTGCGTTGCTGATTTTGCTGGGGGCGCTGTTGGGCACGTACGTGTACGGTGTGGTGCAACCCCGGTTGCCTCATTGAGGAAGGCTTGTGGCGTGTGGCTCGTGGCCTGTGGGGAGTGGGGGAAATTTTACGCTCCTAAGAGCGTCAGGGCCTGCCCCAGCACCTCGAGTTCAGCCCGGACTTTCTCTACCTGGGCCAGCTTTTGCAAATACTGCTGCCGCTCTTGCAGGTCGGTCTTGAGCAAGGGGTGCTGGGCTTTGAGCAGCAGCGGCCCATAGCGCAGGGCCGGCTCGAGCGGCAACCCCGCATAGGCCGTACAAGTACCGCGCTGTAGGGTAAGGATGCCATAGCGCCAGAAGCCCTCCACCATCTGTTCGTTCACCAGGGCAAACCCAGCAGAAAGCGCCCAGCGGCGCAGGGGCTCGGGGCTGTCGTTGGGCTGGAGCACCAGGCGGGGGGGCAGCCGGGCCGGGTGGGCCGAGAGGATGCGAACCATAAGCCGGGCCCCCATCCCGCACAGGCTCAGTGAGTCGGTCTCACCCGCCTGCAAGGCCGAAAGGCCGTCGCCCAGGCGCACCTCGGCATTCAGGCCCGTAAGGGCTCGCCTCGAGTTCTCCCAGGGCTGCGGGTTTTTCTCCACCACAATTACCCGCCCTACCCGCCCGGACAACAGCAGGTAGCGGGGCAAAAGGGCGTGGTCGGCGCCAATATCGGCGTGGGTAGGGGCCCTTATTTCCTGGGCCACCGCCATCAGACGGGGCTCGAGGCTAACGGTAAATCCAGCCATAAGCAATCAGCAATGTAACCAGCGTGAGGGGCAGGCCAAAGCGCAGGTGCTCCAGAAAACTCAGGTGGTACCCCTCGCGCCGGGCAGCCTCGGCCACAATCAGGTTGGCCACCGAGCCCAGGAGGGTCAGGTTGCCCGCCAGCGTCGAGGCCGCCGCCAGCAGAAGCCAGCCCTGGGTCTCGCCGGCGGGAATCAGGGGGTACAACAGCAGCACCGCCGGTACGTTGGAAATCAGGTTGGACAAAAGCACCGTCACGCCCGTCAGGCCCGGCGCGGTAGCGGCTAAGGGCTCGAGCAAAGCCAGAACGCCCAGCTCCTTCACGGCGGCCGTCACCATAAACAGCCCCGAGAACAGCACCAGCAATTCCCAGTCTACCCGCATAAAAAAGCGCTCGGAGCGAATCCGGCGGCTCCACAAGAGCAACCCGGCGGCAATCAGCGCGGCCTGCGCCAGGGGATAGCCCAGCAGGAAAGCCGCCAGCAGGGCCAGGGTAATCCAGAGGCCCTTGAACAAGAGGGCCCGGTTGTAGCGAAAGCGCAAAGGCGGCAGGGGCGGCAGGGGCTTAAGGGAGCGCAGGGCCGGGTAGAAAAGATACAGGAGCCCCACCTGCACCAGCAGGCCCAGCAGGGCCACCGGGGTCAGGGCGGCGGCAAAGTCCAGGTAGCCGATGCGGGAGAGGCTCCCCACCACAATGTTCTGGGGGTTGCCGGTCAGGGTGGCCACGCTGCCCAGGTTGGTGGCCCCGGCCAGGGCCAGCAGGTAGGGCACCGGCGGCAGCCCCAGGGTGCGGGTCAGGGCCAGCACCAGCGGGGTGAAAAGGATGGCGATGGTGTCGTTGAGGAACAGGGCCGAGAGCAGGCCGGTGCCAAAGGTCAGCCAGACCAGAAGGCCCAGGGGCGAGCGGGCCAGGTGCACCAGCCAGTTCAGTACGAGCTGAAAAAACCCCGCATAGGCCAGGTGGGTGTTGAGCACCATCACCCCAAACAAGAAGCCCAGGGTATGGGGCTCGAGGGCCCGCCAGGCCTGCTCGAAGTCGAGCACCCCCAGCACAATCAGAAAAGCCGCGCCGGTGAGGGCAATGGCCGCCCGGTTCATGCGGTAGCCCGGCCAGTAGCCCAGGCCCAGGCCCAGGTAGGTCAGCAGCAAGACGGTGTAGGCGAGGTACTCCATGTGTTCATCCTAGAGCACAAAGCGGAAGCATAAAGCACCACCGGCGTGAGGGCTTTGGGGTTGGCAAGTAGTGCCATACCCAAGAACAAACACACACTTATAGGGATAGAGCGCTCTTCACTTATTTTGAGCCGCCTGACTTCAAAATGCGTTGTCTTTTAGAAAACAGTGGCTGCCCAGATGGGAAGCTACGTCTGTAAAGAGGGCGATAAAGTCAGAGGTAAGCTGTGAATCAGGCCTCCCTCGAGGCCACCACACCCTTCCACTCGGTAGATGAAGCCGACCAGGCCCGCAAAACCGGGCGTTGTTTCAGACCAAATCGCTCGAAAAAGCCGGCGTTCTCCTCGAAGCCCAGCACCCAAAGCGAGGTCGGAGCAAGATGGTTCAAAAAGGTTCGCATCAGGGCAGTGCCAATACCACGGCCCCGGAAGGCGGGGTGCACCAGCAGTACGTCCAGATGTGTGCTGGAAACCCCGTCCGAAAAGGCCGAAAGGTAGCCCACCAGCCGCTTTTGAACTCGAGCCTGCAATACCAGATCGGCTTTTTCAATGGCCGTTTTGACCATTTCGGGCCGGTATTCCAAAGCCTTGCCCCAGCCGCTGTCTTCGTACAGCGCAATGAGCTCCTCGGGCTGAAGATCTTCAGCTCCTATTCGAATATCCATGAACTCATAGTAAAGCCCTCTCCACGCAAGGGGTAGGGCTCCGGTTGCTTTCAGGCTTTTATCATAATCACATATGAAAGCTGTCTCCATCCCCAGTCCGTTGCCGTATCTAGCCCAGATACCCGATTCCCGCGAGTACTTGAAAACCCATCATCGCTGGCAAGACCTGCTGCTGATC harbors:
- a CDS encoding ABC transporter permease, producing the protein MSVALPPAKKVRSRVAGMNPWQVFRIAWRAILGNPLRSILTTLGVIIGVAAVVALTMVGQGSTANITRSLQSLGTNLLTIGSATGGRGGGFGLVRFGGPQTITLADAEAVRAAFAGRLAGVAPALQSNQQLKVGAANLNATVIGTWPDYASVRNAQPAEGSFFSEADVQSRRRVAVIGYGIAQDLFGGQDPIGQRLRIAGISFTVVGVLPDKGDSGFASPNYQVMVPLSTYLQRLARSSTGEPRVNAIYVQAPDKDSLSRLQQELTDFMAQRRKVSDPSEYDFSVQNQADALASVNQVTQTMTLFLGGVAGISLLVGGIGIMNIMLVSVTERTREIGIRKALGAKPRDILTQFLVESVVLSVGGGILGIFLGLAMARSVGQLLRVTPVFDPFSMVLAFVFSVAVGVFFGYYPASRAARLDPVESLRYE
- a CDS encoding ABC transporter ATP-binding protein: MTVVALEQVRKVYKTGALEFEALKGVSLEIRQGEMVALMGPSGSGKTTLMQIIGLLDRPTEGRYHLAGQDVTTLTENERAEVRNQEIGFVFQAFHLLPRLNVLENVEVPLIYAGYGPEERRERAVEVLQKVGLGDKLKNLPSQLSGGQKQRVAVARALTMRPSILLADEPTGNLDSKTAAEVMRLFQELNDEGTCVIVVTHEADIAEYTGRIVRIRDGQIESDGPNPHRKRPVGGFA
- a CDS encoding efflux RND transporter periplasmic adaptor subunit, which translates into the protein MTRSRPRMRIPWLWLLAALVVGGLGVAAYVLLRPKATPASTPTVETATVQRGVFRVSVSGPGTLEAAQSLAVKPAVNGTVLKLPTVGDRVQRGQLIVQLDPTNYTRALENARLALQKAQANLDKLRADQASAQATNRQNIASAEVAYANARRDLEAARANLQATQKLYELGGASAQSLQSARDAYAKAQASLEMAQVNLNTARQALSLRNSANAQDLRNAQIAVEQARLEVKNAEENLANTKIYAPFDGVVAEVNAQVGSIGVGATVSNSTALLTLIDDSSVNLPVQIDESEIARVRVGQRVEVSLDAFSGETFEGKVTAIAPKAQIQQNIAFFYVTVNIPNPERKLRPGMSAEGEIILEEIPDALTIPKRAVQTVRNRAYVDVLQPDGSKETVRVVLGPDDGVNQVIREGLEPRQTVVLPSRAPSSSNQSGQSGLRLPLGAPPGGGR
- a CDS encoding YeeE/YedE thiosulfate transporter family protein; this translates as MEWLTQPWPWYVAGPLIGLTVPLLLLIGNRRFGISSSLRHLCAALGSRQPFFRYNWRAESWNLAFVLGIVLGGFVAGVLWANPNPVALNPQTAQALAQMGVSADSGFLPRELFSWQAVLSLPGALFLLLGGFLIGFGARWAAGCTSGHSITGLAALQLPSLLATLGFFVGGLISAHLLLPWLLSWR
- a CDS encoding DUF6691 family protein; protein product: MALLRSDEFKVETTEQARPLQGLRAYLPYLLAGAFFGVVAIRSEIASWYRIYEMFRFESFHMYGVIGSAVLTAALSLWLLRRLGVKSREGEPLSVRPPDPGRYRYILGGVVFGLGWGLVGACPGPIYALLGSGYAGALLILLGALLGTYVYGVVQPRLPH
- a CDS encoding tRNA (adenine(22)-N(1))-methyltransferase TrmK — protein: MAGFTVSLEPRLMAVAQEIRAPTHADIGADHALLPRYLLLSGRVGRVIVVEKNPQPWENSRRALTGLNAEVRLGDGLSALQAGETDSLSLCGMGARLMVRILSAHPARLPPRLVLQPNDSPEPLRRWALSAGFALVNEQMVEGFWRYGILTLQRGTCTAYAGLPLEPALRYGPLLLKAQHPLLKTDLQERQQYLQKLAQVEKVRAELEVLGQALTLLGA
- a CDS encoding anion transporter, which encodes MEYLAYTVLLLTYLGLGLGYWPGYRMNRAAIALTGAAFLIVLGVLDFEQAWRALEPHTLGFLFGVMVLNTHLAYAGFFQLVLNWLVHLARSPLGLLVWLTFGTGLLSALFLNDTIAILFTPLVLALTRTLGLPPVPYLLALAGATNLGSVATLTGNPQNIVVGSLSRIGYLDFAAALTPVALLGLLVQVGLLYLFYPALRSLKPLPPLPPLRFRYNRALLFKGLWITLALLAAFLLGYPLAQAALIAAGLLLWSRRIRSERFFMRVDWELLVLFSGLFMVTAAVKELGVLALLEPLAATAPGLTGVTVLLSNLISNVPAVLLLYPLIPAGETQGWLLLAAASTLAGNLTLLGSVANLIVAEAARREGYHLSFLEHLRFGLPLTLVTLLIAYGWIYR
- a CDS encoding GNAT family N-acetyltransferase, translated to MDIRIGAEDLQPEELIALYEDSGWGKALEYRPEMVKTAIEKADLVLQARVQKRLVGYLSAFSDGVSSTHLDVLLVHPAFRGRGIGTALMRTFLNHLAPTSLWVLGFEENAGFFERFGLKQRPVLRAWSASSTEWKGVVASREA